TCATGATGGAAAAAGAAACCTTCAACAAATCTGTAGTTAATGATTCTCGTTCAATTGTCATATGACATATGTCCGTGACAGTCAGTATAAATCAAACTTCACTTAGACTATTTTCGTAGCTTCAAGATACATATGTGCAGTAATAGATTGAATGAACAAGACAGTGTCTGCGAGTTTTAGGTAGTTTCTTCTGATTTAAGCTCTCTCGAATGGATTATGTTTCATTTCCAACATATGTCATACTGTATATTTCAATCGATGTCCAACGTATGATTGATGGCAATTCTGTGGCAATATATCGGAGACATTTAACTATAGTCGGAGAACCTGCATCAATTGGTTCTAATGACTGAAATTTAATGCAAGGATGTTTTTTCATGGATTTAATACTTCATTTGAAGGAAGCCAAGTAAAGATTCGGGGGACTAAAGAAGCCAATTATTCTAAGAACTTGAATTAGTCCAATTATAATACAACAAAACAACACAACATAACTAATTCGCTTATTTCAACAATAGATTCCCAACTAAGGTATGCAATGGATGTAGAATTCATTGCCTACTGGGCAAGAAAAGTACGTAAAACTCTGCTTAATGCTTTCTGTCTTCCATTTTCCTCTCCTTGTGATTTCTTTTGCCAAGAAAGGATCCCAGCTTCCCGACAAATGGCGTCATTTCAGGGAGTTCTCGATGTCAATGACAAACCTGTACTTcacatctctcttgatgagcCTCTCGAGGGCTTCGTTGGCATAATCAATGGGTATCAGTTCGATCTTCGGGTATACCTTCTGCGCCGCGCAGAAGTCTATCATTTCTTGGATATCCTTTGTTCCTCCCGTTAGGCTACCTGAAACAGTTTTCATCCCTGCCAAAAGTTCATCGCAAGACACTTAGCTTGTGCACCTATCAGGTATCTAGTATTCATCTAGTAAAGAGCTTTGAGAACAAGAACATACCGAAGTTAAGGCTTCCGGGACTTAATTTGACTTCACTTGACCCAACCAAGGCCAGAACACCACCCGTCTTCAAAAGAGAAATGTAAGGATCGAATGGGTGATTGCTGGATGCCGTGTCGATTATAAAGTTCAGGGACTTAGCCATGGCCTGCATGTATTGGATTCATGAGATCACAACAGAACTTGACCTTCATGGATCTACAAGTATTGGTAATTCCAAATTTTCCCATTTACCTTCATCTGTTCTTGGTCAGATGAGAGAACGAAATGGTCAGCACCAAGCAAGCTCAGTGCTTCCTCCTTTTTAGAAATGCTTGTACTGAACACTGCCACTTTCAGTCCaaaagccttcccaaacttGACTGCCATGTGACCGAGCCCACCGAGTCCAATTACACCAAGAGACTTACCTGGTTGGTTCATCTTGTGACGCATCATTGGAGTGTATACAGTGATTCCAGCACAAAGCAATGGTGCTGCTAAAGCCAACGGGTAGTTTTCTGGTATCCTGAAGCAGTATCTGTCAATGAAGCACCACAATTCAGTTTCCAAATAAAAGCAAAACGACGAAGTGTTCTCCCGATAGAGTCAGCATCCCATCTTTTCTGTTTAACAGGAGTCAAGTCACAGAACCAGAAATCCTATCTAATGTGTGCTTGGAAGTTTTAGTTACTTATATCATAATTCAGCATTATGTTGTTTCTGAGATACCAAAATGCTTAAGACAGAACCTTATTGCTGTAGCAACAAAAGTAAAGCTATTGCAGGATACAGGGGACCATACTAGATCGAAATTCAGAAAAGAGAGTTGCTCTAAAAAAGGAAACTAGTTGCATATTGTATATGCTCGACAGAAAACGTAATTGCTCTATTTCcctcgatcaattttttttttccaaaagcaCGTGAAATTATTGTTGACTCTGTCAGTTCCAAGAATTGGTGAAAGCGCATATATCTTGTTTCCCGATTGATCTAATACTACTTACTAAGGATTGTTTGACAATTCGAGGACCGCTTATTCCATTCTTGACCTGGGTTTCTTGAAGAGAGTTTCTTTTCGTATTTGACAAAGGCAATTCTCCATTGAATTGTTATTGGATACCAAGGACTTAGAGGTTCCCCAGAGTTGATATAGAAAGTATCTTTAGCCATTTCCACAAGATGGAATTAATCGCTAAAATGCCATTCCTCACTATCATATGCATTATACGACTTCTCGCCAGagtcagaaaaaagaagaaaacttgcagAGAAGAACGCATGATTTGAAATCTTCTGTGTGAAATGCTGTTTAATGAAGTTGTGTCATAAAGCAATTACCTTTCATGGACGACAATGTGACTAGAATATCCTCCCTTTGTGACCGTACCATCCGCATCGATTCCATCGAAAGTGAAAACCGCCCCCTTTTCGCAGTTGACTTCTAGCCCGTCGTTGCAGTACTCGCACTCTCTGCATGAATTGACGTAAGTTCCCACGCCGACATGATCACCGACTTTGAAGCGTTGGACACTGGAGCCAACCTCTTTCACGATTCCAACTATCTCGTGCCTGAATCAATCAAGAGATCATTTGCAAATTTTGTTCAGAGAATTGTGAGGATGGTGCTAAGAAAAAGCAGTAACATTCAAGTTCCGCTGCATCCTACCCAGGCACGAGAGGATACTTGGAATTTCCGTGCTCATTCCTAGTCCAAGCAACATCTGCATAGCACACTCCACAGTGCGTGATCCTGATCGAGACGTCATCGCTTCCCACAGTCCTATAGAGAGAATTCCCAAACAGGTGAGCATCTGATCAAGCGACTAATCAGACTCAGTTacctttttttctcaattttcagaTCAATAAACTAAGTTCGAACAAATCCTAGAGCCGCATGTCTGCCATGAAATTCTGAGTAACTCATTCTGGGACATGGCATATCATGCATACCAATAATTCCTCAACCCAGAAATTAGTGCATACACaacaattgttaaaaaaaaaaaaatgtaatggtTTGGTCAAAGTGGAAATTTCAAAACATGACAAGCaatcaaaaatgggaaatttacccaaaagatcctaaatctattacaactGTGCCAATTtactcctatttttttttttgtgggcattgacgtgaacaatttttaataataatatttttttttctctttttttttgtcctttctacTCCTACTATGGCCGGCGAGAGTTGCTAGAGCTCACCGGCCATTGAGTAAAGGCCGCAAAGGCTTCGTCGGCTGCCGGAGCTCATCGGCGACTAGGCGAGGGATTCGTAGCCCTTACCCAATGGCCGGCAACCCTCGTCAGCCAAATTAGGAgtaggaaggaaaaaaacaatgaaaaaaaatctgataattttaaaatattaataagaatctaataattttaggactcgatcgACAAGAAagagtttaagactgaattaacacaattataataggtctaagacttttttggtaattactCCCATCAAAAACTGTTTTGCATTACAGGTGAGAGGATAAAACCCGAGAACACTATATTGAGACTTTGTCCGATAAATACTTGAATAGAAACTTAGAAAGATAAGGAgcaaatgaatgaaataaacAATAACGGC
This sequence is a window from Rhodamnia argentea isolate NSW1041297 chromosome 3, ASM2092103v1, whole genome shotgun sequence. Protein-coding genes within it:
- the LOC115747973 gene encoding probable cinnamyl alcohol dehydrogenase 1; protein product: MSSDCAKEDCLGWAARDPSGFLSPYKFSRRTVGSDDVSIRITHCGVCYADVAWTRNEHGNSKYPLVPGHEIVGIVKEVGSSVQRFKVGDHVGVGTYVNSCRECEYCNDGLEVNCEKGAVFTFDGIDADGTVTKGGYSSHIVVHERYCFRIPENYPLALAAPLLCAGITVYTPMMRHKMNQPGKSLGVIGLGGLGHMAVKFGKAFGLKVAVFSTSISKKEEALSLLGADHFVLSSDQEQMKAMAKSLNFIIDTASSNHPFDPYISLLKTGGVLALVGSSEVKLSPGSLNFGMKTVSGSLTGGTKDIQEMIDFCAAQKVYPKIELIPIDYANEALERLIKRDVKYRFVIDIENSLK